ATTAAGAATATCgtaaattttttgcaattaatgTTGTGTTTTTCTTGATTAACCTCGAGTTCCTGATTCAaccaagtaaataaataactggcttttaaattaaatttgtgcaTACTTAGTTggttcccaaaagttgtatttctgaGCCGAATCGGACGATCCCATAGTAACCatcggaaaattaaaaattcttttttatattcttaagTTATATTAACAGTTAGATATTTCAgacttacaattttaatttttgtaaaattggacgactatataatATTACTGGaatcaaaaattgaaaaaaataaattacatctcagcggtttttcaaatttgttttttaacattcTTTGAGATATACTAGTATcggtaaaatatttcatatttaagattttagttttattaaaatcgtgcgagcttcaagggtatataaacatcgACTGGCCGACCATGCAACTAACAGGACatatttccatttccctttCCAGTTATTCTTATGTCGGCCACCATCGACACGACGCTCTTCTCTAAGTACTTTGGCGGCTGTCCCGTACTAGAGGTGCCCGGCAGGGCCTTCCCCGTCCAACAGTTCTTCTTAGAGGACATTCTCCAGATGACAGAATTTGTGCCGTCGGTGGAGTCGCGTCGGAAGCGCAAGGAGGCAGAAGACGAGGAGCAGCTTCAGCTCACAGAGAACAAGGAAGAGGCGGAAACCAATTTCAACAAAGTGTGCGAGGACAAGTACTCCCAGAAGACGCGCAACGCTATGGCCATGCTTTCCGAGTCGGACGTTAGCTTCGAGCTGCTGGAGTCTTTGCTGGTGCACATCAAGTCAAAAAACATTCCCGGCGCAATTTTGGTATTTCTGCCCGGCTGGAACCTGATTTTTGCACTCATGAAGTATCTGCAAAGTACGAATACTTTCGGCAATTCAGCTCAGTATCGCATTTTGCCGTGCCACTCGCAGATTCCGCGAGACGATCAACGCAAGGTGTTTGAGCCAGTTCCGGAAGGCGTCACCAAGATCATCCTCTCTACCAACATCGCAGAGACTTCGATAACCATTGACGATATTGTTTTTGTGGTGGATATCTGCAAGGCGCGCATGAAGCTCTTTACTTCGCACAACAACCTAACCAGCTACGCCACCGTGTGGGCCAGCAAGACCAACCTGGAGCAGCGCAAGGGACGCGCCGGACGAGTCCGTCCCGGCTTCTGCTTCACGCTCTGTTCACGCGCCCGTTTTGAGGTACTTGAGGACAACCTCACGCCCGAGATGTTCCGCACGCCTCTGCACGAGATGGCTCTCACCATTAAATTGCTCCGGCTGGGCGCCATTCACCACTTCCTGTCGAAGGCACTGGAACCACCGCCAGTAGACGCTGTTATCGAGGCGGAGGTGTTGTTGCGCGAGATGCGCTGCCTGGACGTCAACGATGAACTAACGCCTTTGGGTCGCCTGCTGGCACGTCTCCCAATCGAGCCGAGGCTGGGCAAGATGATGGTGCTGGGGGCGGTGTTCGGCTGTGCCGATCTGGTCGCCAGCATGGCCTCCTACTCTAGCACATTCTCCGAGGTGTTTCAGCTGGATATAGGGCAACGTAGACTGGCTAATCATCAGAAGGCACTGAGTGGCAACAAATGTTCCGACCACGTGGCCATGATTGTGGCCTCGCAACTATGGCAGAACGCCAAGCACCGCGGCGAGCAGGCGGAAGCTAGGTTCTGCGAATGGAAGGGTCTGCAGATGTCGACTATGAACGTAATGTGGGATGCGAAGCAGCAGTTGCTGGATCTGCTTCAGCAGGCCGGGTTCCCTGAAGAGTGCATGATACCGCACGAGGTGCACGCAGACGCTGATCAAGACGACCCAGTGCTGGACGTGTCGCTGGCACTTCTATGCCTGGGTCTCTACCCAAACATTTGCGTGCACAAGGAGAAGCGCAAGGTGTTGACTACAGAGTCAAAGGCGGCGCTGCTGCACAAGACTTCTGTGAACTGTAGCAACCTGGCCGTGACCTTTCCGTATCCGTTTTTTGTCTTCGGCGAAAAGATCCGCACGCGAGCTGTATCCTGCAAGCAACTGTCGATGGTCGCGCCTCTACAGGTGATGCTCTTCGGATCGCGCAAGATCGACTTGACCGCCAACAACATGGTGCGCGTGGACAACTGGGTTAACTTTGAAATGGAACCGGAACATGCTGCCAAAGTAGGGGCCCTGAAACCGGCCCTAGAAGATCTCATCACCGTCGCCTGCGACAACCCGGCCGACGTGCTCCACTTGGAGGAGCCCTACGCCAAGCTGGTCAGGGTGGTAAAGGACCTTTGTGCCAAGCGCTCTGGTGATTACAGACTGCAACGCGATGTGGGAATATTGCCACACCAGTCACGCCAGTTCAGTGCTGGCGGTGGACCGGCCAAACGAGGTCGCTTTGAAGGCGGCAGCGGTGGACGTTTCGCTGCCAGAGGTTATGGCAACAGAGGAAACCCCCCCTACGGCAGTGGGGGAGGTCGTGGATATGGTGGAGGAGGATATGGAAATAACAGAGGAGGCTACGGCAACAATCGAGGCTTTGGAAATATCGGAGGTGGATTTGGGGATATAGAAGGTGGCCTTGGGAACAATCGAAGATCGGGAGGAGGCTTTGGAAACTTTGGAAATGGCAACGGAGGCCCCGACCAAACTGGCAGCTGGGGGCGCTATTAACATATTTAGTCtgacaattttcaattaatttcttcTAACCAAATAATAGGGACTATGTATGTATCTTATCATATTTTGAAATaggtttataaaaatgaaagacaTTTGAAAGCATCCGAAAGTGTTTTACGGGTCCATGTGCGCCAGTTGGCAGTCAATGTCGCAGAAGTACGTAGCGGTCAGTCCGTCTAGGTCCCAGATTCGCGCAGGCTTCAAGCAAACTTCCGCCAGCTGTGCATCCGCACCCTTCGTTCCTGGCTTCTTTCCCCGGACGGCGGTGACGATTCGGTCGTGCTGGGAGTGCAAGTTCTGGATGCCGGCTTTCCAGCGCTTGTAGATGTTGCAGATGTGGCTCATGCTCGTCTGGGCTGATGCGTTGGCGAAAGTCAAAAGCTGAGGTTCCACTTCACCAAGATGTGCAGCTTCTCTGACGCCTCCTTGATGGCCACAAAATTGCTCATGAATTTCGACTTCACCCTGCTGAGTTGTCGTCGGTTATTAAACAAGAGCTCGATTTTGGCAGTTCCTAATTCTGTGTAACTTGGAAACGTTTGATATGATTCTTGGCTCCTTAACATCAAATATGATAGTGCGGTCGGATTCGGTGTCCGAGTCGATGTATATAGTTTGCGagtccatttccattttttccaCGACCCATCAAACTAAACTTTCGATTCTCGGCGCCACTCACCGTTATAGAGCTGGGTCGGCCACTCCAGTATCGAAATATCGAATATTTGGGTTTAGAAACAGTGTTTATTGGTCTTGTCACGGTACGTCCCTTAAGCAAAGCCTGATCATATTctcataataattttgtttctcaACAAGAACTTCTGGTTCTCGAAGAAATATTGACTTGCAACCTGTACCTTTTTCGTTGTAGCTGGCTATGGAGAAGCtaagtttaacttttttcttaTACAGCTTAAGGGGTTATATACTGTTAGAATATTATGTatattattatgtatttttattttcctaaatatattttaatgtaattaatgaaacattttttaaaagcaatttaagaacgaaattttactaaaaaaccattttttttttggaaagcGCCAATTTGTCAATAAACTGTATTCTGCTTAATTCTTCGATTAAATACTATGTACATTTGATAAGACTTGAACGAAATCTTTATATGTTCTGTATAGCTTCTTGaataaataattcttaaaattggTCTCAACGCTTATTTGGTATTAATTATCTCTAATAATTGCTGAAATTCTGTCAGCTGCTACATACAAATTCAACTGTCTGAAATTTTAGCAACCCAGAGACtgcttaaattttgttgaattaCTGAAAAGTCAGGTTATAGCTTTTCCACAGAGATACATTTGCCATTCATCAACTCGTTGAACGGATAAGGTTTTGCCGTTCCCAAAATTTTCCAGTTAGTCCgccgttaaaatttgaaaGACTTTGACGGACTAATTTATGCGATAGTTAGGCGATGTTTCTGCGGTGCAGCCCTCTTTGCACTCAGTTCATCCCTGAAAAACCGTTGGGATTTTTGAATAAAGTGAAACTCTGGTTTCCACAGAGCACGGCGGACTAACTGGGATGTTTTTGGAACGGCAAAGCCTTATGGACCATCCCTTCAACggatggtggaaggtggatggGTCTCTGTGGAAATACCCTATAAGCCTAGTACTGAGATCGACGAACAGTTTCGACagtaaaaaactttattatttctaGTGAGACCGAAGTATTTAGAGCTCAGCTGAGTTCGTGTGCCTCGGTCATACTGTCAATCAGCTGGGCTTattgacaaacaaattaatttgaggaaacaaaatcaaagaagttaaatataaaagacGCCAGAGTTAAATTTGGTATTGAAATGGTGGCAGATATGCGGTTTATTCgtattttttgtggtttttccCTCCATTTCGCTTGCAAGTTCAAGTCCAACAACACcaaagtttaaatttgtattcttttCGCCAGGGCCTGACAAACATTCATCGAGAGTTCATACCAGACGTCTGGCAACGCTCTGCAcatttcttgtatttttttccgtcgatctgagtaccgACGTGCAAAAAGGCACTGTCGAAAAGTGTTCGCCGGCTATTTGCCCCTCGCTCTCTCTCATAGGCGAACGGttttcgtcgatctgagtactaggcttTATAGTGTAATCAAGTTTTGCAACGGGCTATCGATAGAACGGGAACTGGAAGTATCGGCAAAAGCGTGACTATTCTTCCTATCATCTCTAGCATTCCCTTCGGCGCGAACTGTCGAACAGTTagtttgtttaattgtttccTACCAAAATATACCTTTTCACGATTTTGGGTGCATAAGGATACCGAGATGGACTTTGACAACGCAAAGGAGAACATCCAGCCGCTAGCCAGTGGTCGCAACGTGAGCATACTGCAGGCCTCGCTCAGCCAGGACTCTGCCCACAGCCAGGAGCTGCTGGCGCATCGCAAGCAAATGGAGGAGGAGGTGCGCTCATACGCTGGTGAGGATCCACTGGAACCATGGTACAAGTACATCTGCTGGATCGAGCAGAGCTATCCGGCAGGGGGCAGTGGCTCCGGTCTGCAGGCGGCCCTTCACCAGTGCCTTACCAAATTCGAGGAAGACGAACGCTACCGACAGGACAAGCGGCTCATCAGGCTCTTCATCAAATTCGTAAGTGCAAGAGGTATTTTAAGAAAAGATCAGCTCACTCACCCAGCTTACCGCGTCGTTTGGCAGATGGAGAAGCAGAAGGATCAGATCGAGTTCTACCAGCAGATGTACAACAACGGGATCGGAACCATGCTGGCCGACTTTTACATTGCCTGGGCCTACAGCTATGACCTAAGCGGCAACATGCGCAAGGCCGACGAGATTTTCCGCCTGGGCCTCGAGTGTCGCGCCGAGCCGCTGGAGGAGCTAAGGGAGGCGCACCAGCACTTTGGCTATACGGTGGGCCAGCGCATGCTCTACACCACTGGCGAGGAGGCCAACGCGGTCAATCAAGAGCTGAACGAGCGGCGGCTGGCGCTGCAGTCGCTGCACGGTCGCCGTCAGCGGGACACCAACATCATTACAGTCGGAAGTGTACGCACCGGGGCCGCGGTTAAGAGCGGCTTGCCAGGATTGGTCCAGGTGGGTGTTACTAATCTGTGACCCTTTTGGGAACCTATCTATTTGCTATCACTTACCTTTGTATGTATATACGCAGTTATACCAATAAGtagaaaatatatgtattggCTGTCCAAAAATGGTAAATAATCAGTTCCCAAATTTATTGcaataattattcaaataaCTAATTGCAAAATGATTGAAATAATCATTACATTCATCCGAAATGCTATGTTGTAggtattatattattttcatattgcCACCAGGTGTAATATTCACCAGTTTAGCACTGTCCTTGTGATTCCCCCTAAaatcttctttatttttgagtTTAACGACTCCAATTTGTTTTTCGTATACCCCACAAGTACTACAACGGATTTAGAccagaattttaatttttattttacaattggCTAGCGGGTATCTAAAAGTCGGTGCACTTGACCAGCGTTTTTTCCTTGCTGTCGAGAATTTGTTGcaagtaaatttttattttatgcggTTTTTGTTGAAGTATTTTTGTTCTCGTTCTTATTGCAAAGTTTACATTGGTATGTGTAAAGTTAATACCTCCACAGTTTGgcaattccaaaaaaataaattaaagtaaaggagacatttccggaCAAGTATTGAATATATTCGTCCAATCGGCAAGATTTGTACCTTTTTAGGGTATACATTAAAAGATAAGATTGAATGTTTCATGACTCTAGCTTTTACACTGCGCAAATAATTAGTATAGAACTGTTTGGTAAGTCTGACAGATATAAGGCAGCTCAGTTTAAAAAGGCTGTACtcttgaaactttcccaatCGTCTTTTCTTATGTCACAGATTAAGTTTGAAATCGACGACTATAGGGATTTATAGCATTTCGGATCCATCTCTTTACTGCTTGGTGTTAatacttcggcttgccgaagatAACTTCCGAACTTGTTaattctaaaacaaattttcatcTCAACTTTAGATAGATGCTCCAAGCTCCAGCGGTATACGCAATGCCGGTCGCAACGTGGAGGTGTTTAACGACGAAAACGCTGAAGCGAATATCCCGCCGCCTTGGTCCGAGTCGGAAGGAAAGCCAAGTCTGCGCTCGATCATTGATGCGGCTCGCGGACAGGAAAATATCAAGGAACCGGTGGCTTGGAACAAGGCGCATGTGAAGCGCCATAAGCACGGGAAGATCTTTGGCACTAATGCCGCGCCGGACCTGGGTTTTGACATACACGTCGATGAACATGCGAACCCACCCATAACCAACTACGAGCGCCGGCTCGATCAGCCCTTCAGATTTCCTCCAAACTTTGTGGCCAAGAACAAGCCTCAGGAGGTCTGGGTGACGCCTGTTACCATTGAGGACGGTTCAAACGCAAATGGAATACCTTGCTACCATAAGTGCCTGCTTTATCCGCGCCCAAACCTTGAATTCTCGCCTGAGGAGTTCCGTGCTTATGTCCATTTAAAACGCCACAAACCACAGCATCAATTTGTACACCGCAACGACAAGTGGTGGGGCACTGGACGAGAGCTTAGAGGAGTCCGTTGCTATCCGAATTTTGCAAAATCTTCCACGCCGCAACCGAGCGACGAGCTAGACAAGTTTTGGAAACCCCCGCAGGTGCCTGGCATTCAGGTCGTTTTCGACAAGCTCTacaacgacgaggagcagcaggagtaCCAATCAGAGGAGCTGCTGGCAGCCAAATGGTGGCAAAAGAGGAATGTCACTGTTCATGGCGACTTTGATATGGAGGAGACCGTCTGCTTGCCCGGGAATAAAATGCCACGCCGCAAAAGTTTTTTCCCCTCTTCCTCCAGAAAATCCATGATTCCGCACCGGATTTCCTCGGTGCAGGAGGAGAACgagaaggaggaggaagaAGTTGCGATGGTCGAAGAGGAAACAGCTCCTGCCCCACTTGCGTTACCCCAGACAGCTGTTGCAGCTCAGTTGCCAGTTGTATCCGAGCAGAAAGTGGagccaaatattaaaatatttgaagattCAATTGCATCGCCAGATCACTTTGCGGTGCCGGCTCCTCCTGTTCGCAAAATAGAGATCTATGAAGATTCAGAAAGCTCGCTGCCAACGCCAAAAACTAAGCCATCAGACATCGGACCTTTTTTTGACGGGGATGAGACGTGCTCCACACAAATGTTCAACATGTTCATAAAATCTCAAGCCGTTAGCACGCCCAAAGGCACACAAAAGCAAGCACCGGCACGCCAATTTGGAAATTTGCTTAGAGAACTACCACCACCGGAGGAGCCAGCTCCTGTACCCGCTGCCGAGTCTCCTCTGCGAAAGCAGCTATCCACCATACTGGAGACCTCTGAGCATGGCACTCAAAGCATGGCGACTAGCTGCGCTACCACCAAGTCTACCATTACCACTTCGTCTTCGCCGGGATCCAACACTGTTTCGAAGCTTGCAAGCAAAAATGAAGAGTGCACTCCCGGACAAATGCGCCTGCAGCGAATACCTGGTTTATCCGCGGCCGTCGTGGAGACGGAGAAACATGGTGGCGATAACTTTTCCCGCCGCGAGTTATGGGAACCCAATGCCCCTAGCCTGCCGATGCTTAAGTCCATGCACTTTCAGGAGGATAAGACAGAAACGATTCCTAGGCCTCTTGCCTTCTTCCAGGATGAGAAAACCGAAACGCTGCCACGAATGCCCACCCATCTGTCACAGGTTTCTTTGCTTCACCGCTCAGTGGCTGATGGACCATTTTCAACGCAACCAGAACTTCCTACTCAAGAAGACGAAAACGATTTGTGTGGATTTTTCGGGAAGACACCGCCAAAGGTAACGACTTTTGGCTCTATAAAGCGCTTATGCGAACAGACCACTACCGATCCTTTTATGTCGATGAAATGCACACAGGGTGCAAAGAACTCATTTGCGTTGGACACAAGTAAACCGGGATCGGCACTTACTGTCAGCAAGCTGGAGGATTCCATCATGACCGATCTTTCTTTTGTGCCCGAGACACAGCCTGGGACTGTGCCTAAGCCAACAACGGAAGTCATGGAAAACAAATTCGAAATCTTTCTTGACGAGTCGCAGAAAGAGGTTACCGCTTCAAAAAAGGTAACTTCGCTGGCCTCCGGTCTTGCCTTGGACTGCACGCTGTCAGAAACGCAGCCGTCAGAAACAAAGGATACAGAGAACAAGCAAGATACTGTTGGCCAACCCCACATGATTGCCTCGTTCATGAAGGATTGCATAGAAATAAGCCGCTGTCCTTCAGAGCTACCACCTCCGTTCATCACAACTAATCCCGCAAGCACTGCGTCGGTGCCCAAGTTTTCTAGCAATTCCATGACAGAATCAAATGATAAATCAGGTGGTGCGAAACAAGCCGATGAATTTTTTGAGCTCAACGCAGCCACTGAGATGTTTGCTACCAACATTAGTATGATCAAAAATTCCACGCTGCTACCACCGCCTGCAAAGTTAATTCTTCCTGTAGAAGAAGATGAGAACGCGGAGCTAAGTATATACTACAAGACAACACCGGTAACCCCAAAGCAGTCGCACCGTTCCTGGTCGCGGTCTGATGTAGAAACTCCTCCGCGGGAGCGGTTTGTTCACCCCAAAACCAGTTTAGACCAGTCCGTGCTGAACGAAACAGTGGCCGACCCCAACAGGAACCCTTTTAACGTTGAGCTAATTAGCTCGCTACTGGAATCAATAGACTTCTCCATGTACATCGAAAAGCTGCCCCACTGCCACCTAGTGGGTCATGTTAAGCGCCTGCATCCCAATTCCCAGCTGGAGGTGCTCAACGAGAAGTTTGAGGTGTCCAAAATGATAGGAAAGGGAGCATACGGTTCGGTTTATGAAGGACGGCATCTCAAATCCGGCAAGAAGGTGGCCCTCAAGCAGGAACGACCGACCAACTACTGGGAGTTCTATATATGCCTGGAGGTTCACAGCCGTTTAACCAGTGAGCAAATGGTGAGCTTAAAAATAACATCTAGTTATAATACGGGCGAAGTTTCTTGAGGATTTGACACAGAAATGGTACAAATGAAATTATTCACagtaaatattacaatttctatgtttttcttgttacatttttaagctTGTGTAATATAAAGAGATCCAGTGCTAGGACCTGCGTTTCATGGCGGATTCTAATTCAATACCCGTCAATGGCTGTGTTGCTTGGCACTGTGAAAGTTAGGTGTgttttttcaaagaaattCGAGCTAGCTTTTCTTTTTCACTTATACTTCATGGAAAATAAGAACATTTTCCgtactttttttgtattgcatcttctttcttttgctggaacgatttattttgttttagtttagcTTTGTCTtagaaaatttagaaatttcCTTAACTCTTGATTTAGCAAAAAACTGGAAAGCAATAACACAGGGCAACATGGTTTTTGGTGTAAGTCTATGGGCGTCGAAAGATGTTTACATAGACTATTGCAAACGCAGCTACATATTTATACCAAAGACTTTATAATACACTAAGATGCGTAACGCTCATACAACCGAATGGAAAGCAAAATTTTCAGCGTTAATTTTCGATGAGGACCcacgattttcaaaatttttttattgcaaattattaggttttaagtttttttttgtatgctttTATTATGTatgttctgtttgtttttatttttagtttttttttttaattttgtttgttttatttttaatgatttttttttatgtatgttttttttctagttTATAAATTAGCATTCCTTAgcacaaaacagaaaaataataataagtcaatgtattaaaataaaaaaatgacaagaaaggaagcaaacttcggcatgccgaagttcatatagccttgcagctatttaaaaaatttaatattcttgcAAACATTAAACTTATGATaaacttgcgtatatgtttaaaaacaaattaacaaatagCAAAATCACTCTGAGCCTAAGCTATTAGGCTATGTGTGTGTTTCGTTtatatctatcggtagacacaaaaatcgagcttttattttaaatgttattgttatattttgttttgacgtCACTGCATATTTGAGAAATGGAGTTCGTGCATCAAGAGCAGCAGAGAGCACTTAATTTGTGTGAGTAATTTGCACGGGGAAACTTGTCAATGAGTGTGTGCGGACAGCGGTTTTATACTGTTCGTGTGTGCTCTGGAAAAGATAGTTCAGCAGCTGGCGTCAGCTACAACCCGATTATTTTCTGTGGGAatctttattttgaaatttgttagctgagtGACGGGTGtctaatagtcggggaactcgactTCAGCGTTCCTCCTCGTTAATTATGTAGCCCATataattggatttttttgcTGACAAACACTGACAAACACCACcgcaatttaaaaaagtaccCGGCTTGAATctatgttttacatatattttttcaatctTAAAGTGCCTATAAAAAACATATCTTCAAAGGGatcaacttaaattttttttagaatttacaTCACTCTATTTGTTCCTATTTcggattaaaaaatatttaaaactatatttagctggattttttagtttattagatattaattgtattatttttaattagatatttgttttcattatttgttatttttttattagatttttccgaccctaaaaatgtttatgttttcttcaACACCATcgctaggagagtcgatctagccatatctgtctgtccgtccgcccgtttctacgcaaactattTTCTCCCAAGAGTtctctgttgcaggtagtatattaGTCGGTACGAggcggatcggacgactaaaggGAGCTGTaaaataggaacaatcgcgaaaaaaaaggaaaacaaaataagagattttcttgttttaattcaTTAGATTCTTTAAAGCAAAGTGTCTCAGAAAAAAAGGTTATTATAAAGAGCATTTATTATACCTTTGCggagagtattataatttcagtcagaagttgcAAGCAATGAAGGAgtcgtttccgaccctataaagtatatatattcttgatcagcatcactaggagagtcgttctagccatgtccgtctgtccgtccgtcagtccgtccgtttctacgcaaacttgtctctcatttttaaagctatctttcccaaaagttgtctttctattgcaggtagtatataagtcggaaagagccggatcggacgactatagcatatctcccataggaacaatcggaaaaataaatgaaaaaaattataactttgctgtttcctaacctttctaattttttaagaattctttgtgacttattaataatttgacaattCTAAGTTacccttttaattttattaaaatcggaaaacgatatcatatagctgccataggaactatcgaataataaAGCTGCAAGTCATCATATCTTCAGTGTATATACGCAAGTAATGCTTCctatcttgtttttttttactttaaccatttaaataatgaatttgtaaaataaaattccgaaccaaaatatttacagATTCCAGCCTACTCACATATTGATTATGCGCTGGTAGGAAACAATTCCAGTGTATACATCTCTGAGTTTTCAGACTACGGTTCCCTAATTGGTGTTTGCAATAAGTTT
The genomic region above belongs to Drosophila gunungcola strain Sukarami chromosome 2R unlocalized genomic scaffold, Dgunungcola_SK_2 000017F, whole genome shotgun sequence and contains:
- the LOC128256367 gene encoding uncharacterized protein LOC128256367 gives rise to the protein MDFDNAKENIQPLASGRNVSILQASLSQDSAHSQELLAHRKQMEEEVRSYAGEDPLEPWYKYICWIEQSYPAGGSGSGLQAALHQCLTKFEEDERYRQDKRLIRLFIKFMEKQKDQIEFYQQMYNNGIGTMLADFYIAWAYSYDLSGNMRKADEIFRLGLECRAEPLEELREAHQHFGYTVGQRMLYTTGEEANAVNQELNERRLALQSLHGRRQRDTNIITVGSVRTGAAVKSGLPGLVQIDAPSSSGIRNAGRNVEVFNDENAEANIPPPWSESEGKPSLRSIIDAARGQENIKEPVAWNKAHVKRHKHGKIFGTNAAPDLGFDIHVDEHANPPITNYERRLDQPFRFPPNFVAKNKPQEVWVTPVTIEDGSNANGIPCYHKCLLYPRPNLEFSPEEFRAYVHLKRHKPQHQFVHRNDKWWGTGRELRGVRCYPNFAKSSTPQPSDELDKFWKPPQVPGIQVVFDKLYNDEEQQEYQSEELLAAKWWQKRNVTVHGDFDMEETVCLPGNKMPRRKSFFPSSSRKSMIPHRISSVQEENEKEEEEVAMVEEETAPAPLALPQTAVAAQLPVVSEQKVEPNIKIFEDSIASPDHFAVPAPPVRKIEIYEDSESSLPTPKTKPSDIGPFFDGDETCSTQMFNMFIKSQAVSTPKGTQKQAPARQFGNLLRELPPPEEPAPVPAAESPLRKQLSTILETSEHGTQSMATSCATTKSTITTSSSPGSNTVSKLASKNEECTPGQMRLQRIPGLSAAVVETEKHGGDNFSRRELWEPNAPSLPMLKSMHFQEDKTETIPRPLAFFQDEKTETLPRMPTHLSQVSLLHRSVADGPFSTQPELPTQEDENDLCGFFGKTPPKVTTFGSIKRLCEQTTTDPFMSMKCTQGAKNSFALDTSKPGSALTVSKLEDSIMTDLSFVPETQPGTVPKPTTEVMENKFEIFLDESQKEVTASKKVTSLASGLALDCTLSETQPSETKDTENKQDTVGQPHMIASFMKDCIEISRCPSELPPPFITTNPASTASVPKFSSNSMTESNDKSGGAKQADEFFELNAATEMFATNISMIKNSTLLPPPAKLILPVEEDENAELSIYYKTTPVTPKQSHRSWSRSDVETPPRERFVHPKTSLDQSVLNETVADPNRNPFNVELISSLLESIDFSMYIEKLPHCHLVGHVKRLHPNSQLEVLNEKFEVSKMIGKGAYGSVYEGRHLKSGKKVALKQERPTNYWEFYICLEVHSRLTSEQMIPAYSHIDYALVGNNSSVYISEFSDYGSLIGVCNKFKSVTSRNLDEYVVMHLSCQMLDIVDHLHAMGIIHADIKPDNFLLMRPLCADPNELSLQLIDFGVSIDMKLFPNNQTFNYVHQDDLFKCIEMRTQRPWTYQLDLYGLVSVMHVLLFGRYMEVAQRASSTVWMPKTTVPRYFQRQMWENIFRTLLNVRDCRTMPNLQQLRTQLKYELVEKEKYVGEAISKFNMILQK